One window of the Delphinus delphis chromosome 20, mDelDel1.2, whole genome shotgun sequence genome contains the following:
- the RRAS gene encoding ras-related protein R-Ras, whose translation MSSGAASGTGRGRPRGGGPGPGDPPPSETHKLVVVGGGGVGKSALTIQFIQSYFVSDYDPTIEDSYTKICMVDGVPARLDILDTAGQEEFGAMREQYMRAGHGFLLVFAINDRQSFNEVGKLFTQILRVKDRDDFPIVLVGNKADLETQRQVPRSEASTFSASHHVAYFEASAKLRLNVDEAFEQLVRAVRKYQEQELPPCPPSAPRKKDGGCPCVLL comes from the exons ATGAGCAGCGGGGCGGCGTCCGGGACAGGGCGGGGGCGGCCCCGGGGCGGGGGGCCGGGGCCCGGGGACCCCCCACCCAGCGAGACACACAAGCTGGTGGTCGTGGGCGGCGGCGGCGTGGGCAAGAGCGCGCTGACCATCCAGTTCATCCAG TCTTACTTCGTGTCTGACTACGACCCCACTATTGAAGACTCCTACACGAAGATCTGCATGGTGGATGGCGTCCCAGCCCGGCTAGACA tTCTGGACACCGCTGGCCAGGAGGAGTTCGGTGCTATGCGGGAACAGTACATGCGCGCCGGCCATGGCTTCCTGCTGGTGTTTGCCATTAATGACCGGCAGAG TTTCAACGAGGTGGGCAAGCTCTTCACGCAGATCCTCCGAGTCAAGGACCGAGATGACTTTCCCATCGTGTTGGTCGGGAACAAGGCAGATCTGGAGACACAGCGCCAG GTCCCCCGATCCGAAGCCTCCACCTTCAGCGCCTCCCACCACGTGGCCTACTTCGAGGCCTCAGCCAAACTGCGCCTCAATGTGGACGAGGCCTTCGAGCAGCTGGTGCGGGCCGTCCG GAAGTACCAGGAACAAGAGCTCCCGCCCTGCCCTCCCAGCGCCCCCAGGAAGAAGGACGGGGGTTGCCCCTGCGTCCTCCTGTAG